A genomic region of Peptoniphilus sp. ING2-D1G contains the following coding sequences:
- a CDS encoding hypothetical protein (Frameshift; High confidence in function and specificity) yields MRYREYKKVDIPWLDEVPSHWKIQRIASVFDIRKEKNDPIKTGEVLSLSAKYGVTPYSEKKEKGGNKPKSDLTKYNLCYQGDILVNCMNVVAGAVGISNYFGAVSPVYYPLVTNKYNNKYYMEYLFRNYDFQRGMVGLGKGIMMNESESGNLTTVRMRISWDTLKTLKIPIPPKEDQEQIAKFLDWKINYIDRLIENENKKIKIIKKSIKSAHKDLILGKLKNKSMNFTDKKFVDGIPSNWKVVKLKKVLNKIEIDANKDDEIVICSNHGYSFYRGEKKIGLSSEDNRYYQKVEKDQIMIHGMDTWHGAICISNHNGKCTRVVHVCESKQNNEYIVYYLRLLAFMGMYKPYSNGVRQNTSDFRSWNVLGNIDILLPPKTEQDSIVEKLSEYIRINKQTIKISEERLKLLELVKKSIISDVVTGKIDVSNIEIPKCKKDENIYINYDEEEIEEGV; encoded by the coding sequence ATGAGATATAGGGAATACAAAAAGGTGGATATACCATGGCTTGATGAAGTGCCAAGTCATTGGAAGATTCAACGAATAGCTAGTGTATTTGATATTAGAAAAGAAAAGAATGATCCTATAAAAACAGGAGAAGTTCTATCATTAAGTGCAAAATATGGGGTTACTCCTTATTCGGAAAAAAAGGAAAAAGGCGGAAATAAACCAAAGTCAGATTTAACTAAATATAATCTTTGCTATCAAGGGGATATTCTAGTAAATTGTATGAATGTTGTTGCTGGTGCAGTAGGAATATCTAATTATTTTGGTGCCGTTAGTCCTGTATATTATCCATTAGTTACTAATAAATACAACAACAAATATTATATGGAGTATCTTTTTAGAAATTATGACTTCCAAAGAGGTATGGTTGGTTTAGGCAAAGGCATTATGATGAATGAATCAGAAAGTGGGAACTTAACTACTGTTAGAATGAGGATATCATGGGATACATTAAAAACTTTGAAAATACCAATCCCGCCAAAAGAAGATCAAGAGCAAATTGCAAAATTTTTAGATTGGAAAATTAATTATATTGATAGGTTAATTGAAAATGAAAATAAAAAAATTAAAATTATAAAGAAATCAATTAAATCAGCGCATAAGGATTTAATTTTAGGTAAATTAAAAAATAAATCTATGAATTTTACAGACAAGAAATTTGTAGATGGAATTCCTTCAAATTGGAAAGTTGTTAAGCTAAAAAAAGTATTAAACAAAATTGAAATTGATGCTAATAAAGATGATGAGATTGTTATTTGTTCAAATCATGGTTATTCATTCTATAGGGGAGAAAAAAAGATTGGACTTAGTTCAGAGGATAATCGTTATTATCAAAAAGTAGAAAAAGATCAAATAATGATACATGGGATGGATACATGGCATGGAGCAATATGCATTTCTAATCATAATGGGAAATGTACAAGAGTAGTTCACGTTTGTGAATCTAAACAAAATAATGAGTACATCGTTTATTATTTGAGGTTATTAGCTTTCATGGGTATGTATAAGCCCTATTCAAATGGAGTAAGACAAAATACTAGCGATTTTAGAAGTTGGAATGTATTGGGTAATATTGATATTTTATTACCACCTAAAACAGAACAGGATTCTATTGTGGAAAAGTTAAGTGAATATATAAGAATCAATAAACAAACAATAAAAATATCAGAAGAGAGACTAAAATTACTTGAACTTGTAAAAAAATCCATTATATCAGATGTGGTTACAGGGAAAATCGATGTTAGCAATATAGAAATTCCAAAGTGTAAAAAAGATGAAAACATATATATAAATTATGATGAAGAAGAAATTGAAGAGGGAGTGTAA
- the hsdM gene encoding Type I restriction-modification system methyltransferase subunit (N-6 adenine-specific DNA methylases (A-Mtase) are enzymes that specifically methylate the amino group at the C-6 position of adenines in DNA. Such enzymes are found in the three existing types of bacterial restriction-modification systems (in type I system the A-Mtase is the product of the hsdM gene, and in type III it is the product of the mod gene). All of these enzymes recognize a specific sequence in DNA and methylate an adenine in that sequence; High confidence in function and specificity), with translation MNNQKLNTAEYTKLVNFIWSIADDCLRDVFVRGKYRDVILPMTVIRRFDSVIEPKKKEILELKEIFKKNNAENLEEAMGLAVNLPIYNISEFTLKDLKSETNAQNLKKNFEEYLDGFSPNVREILDKFKFKNQLDTMTEAGILGYVIEKFVSYDINLSPYPVLNSEGDVIKPALDNHTMGVLFEELIRRFNEENNEEAGEHFTPRDVVELMADIAITPIENRLKDAPYTLYDGAAGTLGMCTVAVERLENLAKNKGKNITTHIYGQEINPETYAIAKADMLLKGQGRDADNIFFGSTLSNDMLQGKEFDFMLSNPPYGKNWKTNLEKMGQGADKDLKKNIIDPRFITTHNEETDFRMIPDVSDGQLLFLLNNISKMKDTEMGSRIVEVHNGSALFTGGVGNGANNARKYMIENDLIEAIIQLPENIFYNTGISTYIWILSNRKEEKRKGKIQLIDGSKIKTPLRKNMGKKNCELSRENQEEILNLYLNFEENENSKIIDNEEFGYYQVTVERPLRQKVSVNKDIVSKFEEILKKLGVLEGKFDKNKVKEFSDLGVKNTKGSKDELASKDKMISYIEILKEIERDEDYLSYTEFEKEFSKKSKGMAGITINNLNKTGLLDIFVSKDEKAEVIKDKKGNITPDPDLRDTEQIPLNYEGGIQAFIEKEVMPYHKDAWVDEESIQTGYEINFTKYFYVPKKLPSVKELVEDIKRLEAKSEGLMDSILEGLDYEI, from the coding sequence ATGAATAATCAAAAATTAAATACAGCTGAATATACAAAGCTTGTTAATTTCATTTGGTCAATCGCTGATGATTGTCTAAGAGATGTATTTGTAAGAGGTAAATATAGAGACGTTATTTTGCCTATGACAGTAATTAGAAGGTTTGATTCTGTAATAGAACCAAAGAAAAAAGAAATTTTGGAATTAAAAGAAATTTTCAAAAAAAATAATGCAGAAAACCTTGAAGAAGCTATGGGCCTGGCTGTAAATTTACCAATATATAATATTTCCGAATTTACTTTAAAAGACTTAAAAAGCGAAACAAATGCCCAAAATTTAAAGAAAAATTTTGAAGAATACTTAGACGGATTTTCTCCAAATGTAAGAGAAATACTAGATAAATTTAAATTTAAAAATCAATTAGATACTATGACTGAAGCGGGGATATTAGGCTATGTAATTGAAAAATTCGTATCCTATGATATAAACCTAAGCCCATACCCTGTTTTAAATTCAGAAGGGGATGTTATAAAGCCAGCTCTTGATAACCATACTATGGGAGTTCTATTTGAAGAACTTATAAGAAGATTTAATGAAGAAAACAATGAAGAAGCAGGTGAACACTTTACACCAAGAGATGTAGTAGAGCTTATGGCAGATATTGCCATTACACCAATAGAAAATAGATTAAAAGATGCACCTTATACTTTATATGATGGAGCTGCAGGTACTCTTGGTATGTGTACTGTTGCAGTAGAAAGACTTGAAAATTTAGCGAAAAATAAGGGAAAAAATATAACTACTCATATATACGGACAAGAAATAAATCCTGAAACCTATGCAATAGCAAAAGCAGATATGCTTCTAAAAGGACAAGGAAGAGATGCAGATAATATTTTCTTTGGCTCAACCCTCTCCAATGATATGTTACAAGGTAAGGAATTTGATTTTATGCTATCAAATCCACCCTATGGAAAAAACTGGAAAACTAACCTTGAAAAGATGGGACAAGGAGCAGATAAAGATTTAAAAAAGAATATTATAGACCCAAGATTTATCACGACTCATAATGAAGAAACAGACTTCAGAATGATACCAGATGTATCTGATGGACAGCTTTTGTTTTTGTTAAATAATATTTCCAAGATGAAAGATACAGAAATGGGATCACGCATTGTAGAAGTTCATAATGGATCAGCCCTTTTTACTGGTGGAGTTGGTAATGGTGCCAACAATGCCCGTAAATATATGATAGAAAATGACCTCATAGAAGCTATAATCCAACTACCAGAAAATATTTTCTATAATACTGGAATTTCAACATATATTTGGATTTTATCCAACCGCAAGGAAGAAAAAAGAAAGGGCAAAATCCAACTAATAGACGGGTCTAAAATCAAAACTCCACTTAGAAAAAATATGGGTAAGAAAAATTGTGAGTTAAGTAGGGAAAACCAAGAAGAAATATTGAATTTATATCTAAATTTTGAAGAAAATGAAAATTCAAAAATAATTGACAATGAAGAATTTGGTTACTATCAAGTGACAGTTGAAAGACCACTTAGACAAAAAGTAAGTGTAAATAAAGATATAGTCTCAAAGTTTGAAGAAATACTAAAAAAACTTGGAGTTCTTGAAGGTAAATTTGATAAAAATAAAGTGAAAGAATTTTCTGACCTGGGAGTGAAGAACACAAAGGGATCAAAAGATGAATTAGCAAGTAAAGATAAGATGATAAGCTATATAGAAATTTTAAAAGAAATAGAAAGAGATGAAGACTACTTATCCTATACAGAATTTGAAAAAGAATTTAGTAAAAAATCTAAAGGGATGGCTGGCATTACCATAAACAATTTAAATAAAACTGGACTACTAGACATTTTTGTGTCAAAAGATGAAAAGGCAGAAGTCATAAAAGATAAGAAGGGGAATATTACCCCTGACCCAGATTTAAGAGATACAGAACAGATACCACTAAACTATGAAGGCGGTATACAAGCCTTTATTGAAAAAGAAGTTATGCCATACCACAAAGATGCATGGGTAGACGAAGAATCTATCCAAACAGGTTATGAAATAAACTTTACAAAATACTTCTATGTGCCTAAAAAATTACCAAGCGTAAAAGAGCTGGTAGAAGACATAAAAAGACTGGAAGCAAAATCCGAAGGGCTTATGGACTCTATCCTAGAGGGGTTAGACTATGAGATATAG
- a CDS encoding Hypothetical protein (High confidence in function and specificity), protein MLDCSAELNKFYNEKVVLPKKDKDKLWDSRRKNIKRLKEGLEKYNQENNASYNIEEDLIQGSMSMHTVVQNDENNYDIDVAIVFDENDLKDKGPESTRNIVANALKKETAQFSEEPEVKTGCVRIKYSTGYHVDFAVFKRYKENDEDENFIYEHAGADWSIRDIRAIEEWFDEKNKSSDGKLRKVVRLSKMFTRSRKSWKNMPSGLIQTVLCEEELADEYDRIDEIFYYTMKNIYNRLLYKLEVEAPVDNGRALVYRESDYTNMRNWKNRLNTELNKLDVLFNDCSKKDALETWGEFFNNSYLENLGESLKVENYIYKDTEEFIEDMYPIDLKYNLQIDCEIEKDGFRTMPIIRYLKEFFSLLPHNFDIRCSIKTTNCPPDYKILWKVKNVGNVAEERDMIRGQIEDRGKKIKETSDFYGPHYIECYLIKNGVCVAIDRVDIPIGDK, encoded by the coding sequence ATGCTTGACTGTTCAGCAGAATTAAATAAGTTCTATAATGAAAAAGTTGTTCTACCAAAGAAAGATAAAGATAAACTATGGGATAGTAGAAGAAAAAATATTAAAAGATTAAAAGAAGGTTTAGAAAAATATAATCAAGAAAATAATGCCTCGTATAATATTGAAGAAGATTTAATACAAGGCAGCATGTCTATGCATACAGTGGTTCAAAATGATGAAAATAACTATGATATTGATGTAGCTATTGTATTTGATGAAAATGATTTAAAAGACAAAGGTCCAGAGTCAACAAGAAATATAGTGGCAAATGCATTAAAAAAAGAAACAGCACAATTTTCAGAAGAACCTGAAGTTAAAACTGGGTGTGTTAGAATAAAATATTCTACAGGATATCATGTTGATTTTGCAGTATTCAAAAGATACAAGGAAAATGATGAAGATGAAAATTTCATTTATGAACATGCTGGTGCAGATTGGTCGATCAGGGATATAAGAGCAATCGAAGAGTGGTTTGACGAAAAAAATAAAAGTAGTGATGGTAAATTAAGAAAAGTTGTAAGACTATCAAAGATGTTTACTAGATCAAGAAAATCATGGAAAAATATGCCAAGTGGTTTAATTCAAACTGTGCTCTGCGAAGAAGAGTTAGCCGATGAATACGATAGAATAGATGAGATTTTTTATTATACAATGAAGAATATTTATAATAGATTACTTTATAAACTAGAAGTAGAAGCACCAGTAGATAATGGAAGAGCATTAGTATACAGAGAATCTGATTATACAAATATGCGAAACTGGAAAAATCGTTTAAATACTGAACTTAATAAATTAGATGTTTTATTTAACGATTGTAGTAAAAAAGATGCTCTAGAAACCTGGGGAGAATTTTTCAATAATAGTTATTTGGAAAACTTAGGAGAAAGTTTAAAAGTGGAAAACTATATATATAAAGACACGGAAGAGTTTATTGAAGATATGTACCCTATTGATTTAAAATATAACCTTCAGATTGACTGTGAGATAGAAAAAGATGGTTTTAGAACAATGCCAATCATTAGATATTTAAAAGAATTCTTTTCTTTATTGCCACATAATTTTGATATAAGATGCTCAATTAAAACAACTAATTGTCCGCCAGATTATAAAATTCTATGGAAAGTAAAAAATGTTGGTAATGTAGCAGAGGAAAGAGATATGATTCGTGGACAAATAGAGGATAGGGGCAAAAAGATAAAAGAAACATCCGATTTCTATGGACCACATTATATAGAGTGCTATTTAATTAAGAATGGTGTATGTGTTGCAATAGATCGCGTTGATATACCAATAGGAGATAAGTAA
- a CDS encoding putative RNA methyltransferase (This small domain has no known function. However it may perform a nucleic acid binding role; High confidence in function and specificity), with the protein MKLEITDFDYKGRGVAKKDGKIYFVEGAVIGDTVEATLTYKKKKFTLARTQKILNKSKNRIAPKCPYFENCGGCDFLNYKYAEQLKWKKDKVNQDFRRIGSLDVEVEKIYGMENPLAYRNNIQLKVKDGKLGYFGKNSKDLVPVKHCLIAEDEINKAIEILSCWKGLSSCDEIILRQNYKNQLSIVLVTKDRVKYTNNLLNELLELNLNSLFENINTGKLRFGEKFNKIYGEDYIKDKLMNFEFKLSPSSFFQVNRTQAEKLYKLALDYLEINKEDKILDLYCGVGTISLNAAKNAKAVCGVEISEEAVENARENAAENKITNAYFAAGKSEDIIEKLTQEEKFIPDKIILDPPRAGLDSSLIDILNHMKVKKISYISCNSSTQARDLKLLSKSYKIEKAYAVDLFCHSVHVETVALLSKLNTENYLDIEIGEDELSEIDFSKEATYGEIKKYVLDKYGLKVSSLYIAQVKRKHGLIERENYNISKKENQRIPNCPEEKEKAIENALEYFGMV; encoded by the coding sequence ATGAAACTGGAAATAACGGATTTTGATTACAAAGGAAGAGGAGTTGCCAAAAAAGACGGAAAAATCTACTTTGTAGAAGGAGCCGTAATAGGCGATACCGTAGAAGCCACCCTCACCTATAAAAAGAAAAAATTCACCCTTGCACGGACACAAAAAATTTTAAATAAATCAAAAAACAGAATAGCTCCTAAATGTCCCTATTTCGAAAACTGCGGAGGTTGTGATTTTTTAAATTACAAGTATGCGGAACAGTTGAAATGGAAAAAAGACAAGGTAAATCAAGACTTCAGAAGAATAGGATCTCTTGATGTCGAAGTGGAAAAAATCTACGGTATGGAAAACCCCCTCGCCTATAGAAATAATATTCAACTGAAGGTAAAAGACGGCAAATTGGGATATTTCGGTAAAAATTCAAAGGATTTGGTGCCCGTTAAACATTGTCTTATAGCCGAAGATGAAATAAATAAAGCCATTGAAATCCTATCCTGTTGGAAAGGACTGTCCTCCTGTGATGAGATAATCCTAAGACAGAATTACAAAAATCAATTGAGCATAGTGCTTGTAACTAAGGACAGAGTCAAGTACACCAACAACTTACTCAATGAATTGCTTGAATTAAATCTCAATTCTCTATTTGAAAATATAAATACAGGCAAACTCAGGTTTGGAGAAAAATTCAACAAAATCTACGGAGAAGATTACATCAAAGACAAACTGATGAACTTCGAATTTAAATTATCTCCCTCTTCCTTTTTCCAAGTCAACAGAACACAAGCGGAAAAACTGTATAAATTAGCTCTGGACTACTTAGAAATAAATAAAGAAGATAAAATTTTAGACCTCTACTGCGGTGTGGGTACCATCTCATTAAATGCGGCAAAAAATGCAAAGGCAGTCTGCGGAGTTGAAATCTCCGAGGAAGCCGTTGAAAATGCAAGAGAAAACGCAGCTGAAAATAAAATTACAAATGCATACTTCGCAGCAGGCAAGTCGGAAGATATAATAGAAAAATTGACACAAGAAGAAAAATTCATCCCCGATAAAATAATTTTGGATCCGCCACGAGCAGGCCTTGACAGTTCCTTAATAGATATACTAAACCACATGAAAGTGAAAAAAATATCCTATATTTCATGTAACTCCTCAACACAGGCAAGAGACTTAAAACTTTTAAGCAAATCATACAAAATTGAAAAAGCCTATGCAGTGGACTTGTTTTGTCACAGTGTTCATGTGGAGACGGTAGCGTTATTGTCCAAACTAAACACAGAGAATTATTTGGATATAGAAATAGGGGAAGATGAATTATCTGAAATTGACTTTTCAAAAGAGGCAACTTATGGAGAAATTAAAAAGTATGTGTTAGATAAATACGGGTTAAAAGTTTCAAGCCTATATATTGCACAAGTAAAAAGGAAACACGGTCTAATAGAAAGAGAAAACTACAATATTAGCAAGAAAGAAAATCAAAGAATACCAAATTGTCCAGAAGAAAAAGAAAAAGCAATAGAAAATGCTTTAGAGTATTTTGGAATGGTTTAA
- a CDS encoding Type I restriction enzyme R protein, N-terminal domain protein (Helicases have been classified in 5 superfamilies (SF1-SF5). All of the proteins bind ATP and, consequently, all of them carry the classical Walker A (phosphate-binding loop or P-loop) (see <PDOC00017>) and Walker B (Mg2+-binding aspartic acid) motifs. For the two largest groups, commonly referred to as SF1 and SF2, a total of seven characteristic motifs has been identified; High confidence in function and specificity): MGIRTEKAESALESQIIEYLQTIGYDYVKPSEMKLSYNKKYAIDEKRLFSFIEKTQPTAYHNHRLDTDLGRQKFLNNLSSALIRDGIAHVLKEGVKMYPTGVIFFYHALDKKRPSSFDEFNSNIFSVTNQLTYSEANPGLELDVCVFINGLPIITMELKSRMSGTGWTCKDAEDQYKNDRDSREPLFMFKRCFAHFAVDENYVSFTTKLNDKDTFFMPFNKGNGDGGAGNPIGEGTMTDYLWKDFLSKKTLRSLITQFVYIQRKKDTKTKKTKETLIFPRFHQYRVVTRLVEDVEKNSVGGRYLIQHSAGSGKSNSITWLAYRLVEAEKDYKKLFDSVIVVTDRKNLDKQISDNIRSFISVSSNFAHSDSSKELEKLLVDGKKIITTTVQKFPYIIETIGTKMKGKNFAVIIDEAHSSQSGKAAASLSTAISGNYKVTDDMDSEDYINAIIEARKMPENASYFAFTATPKAKTIEMFGSVFDLYSMKQAIEEGFILDVLKNYTTYGNYYKVYKTVEDNPLFESKKASRKIRNFVEGQEFPIRQKSEEIVNHFINNSSKKINGKAKAMVVTSSILRAIEYYFAINDILNAYKSPFKALVAFSGEKEYKGKKVTESLLNEFSDKETPEVFKKDEYKFLIVADKYQTGYDEPLLHTMYVDKILNDVKAVQTLSRLNRCCENKIDTCVLDFANDADDIKDAFQPFYKETKLIEGTDPNKLYEILGKLDYLNVYEEDEVDRVIDMFFENKSREFIDPIMDTCVERYKGLDEEDQVEFKSGVKSFIRTYNFLSAILPIGQIEWAKKSIFFELLVHRLPTPRDDEGINEILESIDLESYRLEKQNELNIALENEDGETSSNQAGTARPFEPEMESLDIIIANFNDIFGNIDWNDKDNVARQIKELPDMVAKDERIINAIKNSDKGNVKIEYENVLADVMRAIMKDNMELFLQFTSNQQFKKWLSDSVFEEIMTVISK, encoded by the coding sequence ATGGGTATTCGCACAGAAAAGGCAGAATCAGCTCTTGAGAGTCAAATAATAGAATATTTGCAAACTATTGGATATGACTATGTAAAGCCAAGTGAGATGAAGCTTTCTTATAACAAAAAGTATGCTATTGATGAGAAAAGACTATTTTCTTTTATAGAAAAGACCCAGCCTACGGCATATCACAACCATAGACTAGATACTGACTTAGGTAGACAAAAATTTTTAAATAACCTTTCATCTGCTCTAATTCGTGACGGCATCGCCCATGTATTAAAAGAAGGGGTCAAGATGTATCCAACGGGCGTGATTTTCTTTTACCACGCCCTTGATAAGAAAAGGCCTTCTTCTTTTGATGAGTTTAATTCTAATATTTTTTCTGTTACAAATCAGCTAACTTATTCGGAAGCAAATCCTGGTCTTGAGCTTGATGTATGTGTATTTATAAATGGACTTCCCATTATAACGATGGAATTAAAGTCGAGAATGTCCGGGACAGGTTGGACCTGTAAGGACGCAGAAGACCAATATAAAAATGACAGGGATTCGAGGGAGCCTCTCTTCATGTTTAAGAGATGCTTTGCTCATTTTGCAGTAGACGAAAACTATGTTTCCTTTACTACAAAACTTAATGACAAAGATACTTTCTTTATGCCCTTTAATAAGGGCAATGGAGACGGTGGTGCTGGAAATCCTATTGGCGAAGGGACGATGACAGATTATCTTTGGAAGGACTTTCTTTCTAAAAAGACTCTTCGTTCTTTAATTACTCAGTTTGTTTATATACAAAGGAAAAAAGATACAAAAACAAAGAAAACAAAAGAAACTTTAATTTTTCCAAGATTTCACCAATATAGAGTAGTTACTAGACTGGTAGAGGATGTAGAGAAAAACAGTGTAGGTGGTAGGTATTTAATTCAACATTCAGCAGGTAGTGGTAAGTCAAATTCAATAACATGGCTAGCTTATAGATTGGTAGAAGCAGAAAAAGACTACAAAAAGCTTTTTGATTCGGTCATTGTTGTTACTGATAGGAAGAATTTGGACAAACAAATTTCCGATAATATAAGAAGCTTTATTTCTGTTTCTTCAAACTTTGCTCATTCTGATTCATCAAAAGAATTAGAAAAACTCCTAGTAGATGGCAAGAAAATAATCACTACTACTGTACAAAAGTTCCCTTATATTATTGAAACTATTGGAACGAAAATGAAAGGGAAAAATTTTGCTGTTATTATTGACGAAGCCCACTCTTCTCAATCGGGCAAAGCTGCGGCATCTCTTTCTACTGCAATTTCAGGCAATTATAAAGTTACAGATGACATGGATAGTGAAGACTACATCAATGCAATTATTGAGGCTAGAAAAATGCCAGAAAATGCATCTTATTTTGCTTTTACTGCAACACCTAAAGCAAAGACCATAGAGATGTTTGGTTCTGTTTTTGACCTTTACTCTATGAAGCAGGCAATAGAAGAAGGGTTTATTCTTGATGTATTAAAAAATTACACAACTTATGGAAATTACTATAAAGTATATAAAACCGTAGAAGACAATCCCCTTTTTGAGTCTAAAAAGGCTAGCAGGAAGATTAGAAATTTTGTTGAAGGACAGGAGTTCCCAATTAGGCAAAAATCCGAAGAAATAGTTAATCATTTTATTAATAATTCTTCTAAGAAGATAAATGGTAAAGCCAAGGCTATGGTTGTAACTTCATCTATACTTAGAGCAATTGAGTATTATTTTGCCATAAATGATATCTTGAATGCTTACAAAAGTCCATTTAAGGCACTTGTAGCTTTTTCTGGGGAAAAAGAGTATAAAGGGAAAAAAGTTACCGAGAGCTTATTAAATGAATTTTCCGATAAGGAAACTCCAGAAGTTTTTAAGAAAGATGAATACAAGTTTTTAATTGTTGCAGATAAATATCAAACAGGATATGATGAGCCGCTTCTTCATACAATGTATGTAGATAAAATTTTAAACGATGTAAAGGCTGTTCAGACTCTCTCCAGGCTTAATAGATGCTGTGAAAATAAAATAGATACTTGCGTACTTGATTTTGCAAATGATGCAGATGATATAAAAGATGCTTTTCAGCCGTTCTACAAGGAAACTAAGCTTATTGAAGGAACAGATCCAAATAAATTGTATGAAATACTAGGAAAGCTTGATTATTTAAATGTTTACGAAGAAGATGAGGTTGATAGAGTCATAGATATGTTCTTTGAAAATAAATCAAGAGAATTTATTGATCCTATTATGGATACTTGTGTTGAAAGATATAAGGGTTTAGATGAGGAAGATCAAGTTGAGTTTAAATCTGGGGTTAAGTCCTTCATACGAACTTATAACTTTCTATCAGCAATTTTACCTATTGGTCAAATTGAATGGGCTAAAAAATCAATATTTTTTGAATTGCTTGTCCATCGCTTGCCAACACCTAGGGATGATGAAGGAATAAATGAAATATTAGAGTCAATTGACTTAGAATCTTATAGACTTGAAAAACAAAATGAACTTAATATAGCTCTAGAAAATGAAGATGGAGAAACTTCTTCAAATCAAGCTGGAACTGCAAGACCGTTTGAACCTGAAATGGAATCATTAGATATCATTATTGCCAACTTCAATGATATTTTTGGTAATATTGATTGGAATGATAAGGATAATGTAGCAAGGCAAATAAAAGAACTTCCTGATATGGTAGCTAAAGATGAAAGAATTATAAATGCAATTAAAAACTCAGATAAAGGAAATGTAAAAATAGAATATGAAAATGTATTAGCAGATGTAATGAGAGCTATTATGAAGGATAACATGGAGTTATTCTTGCAATTTACTTCTAATCAACAGTTCAAAAAGTGGTTATCTGATTCGGTTTTTGAAGAGATAATGACGGTAATAAGTAAATAG
- a CDS encoding Hypothetical protein (Family membership) → MKINYNGLWKVLIDQNMNKKDLMEKVGLSPATVAKMTKGEFVSMQVLYRICKNLDVDFKDIIAMEKKEGM, encoded by the coding sequence ATGAAAATTAATTATAATGGATTGTGGAAAGTCTTGATAGATCAGAATATGAATAAAAAAGACTTGATGGAAAAAGTAGGGCTATCACCTGCAACTGTAGCAAAAATGACCAAAGGTGAATTTGTTAGCATGCAGGTCCTTTACAGAATTTGCAAAAATTTAGATGTGGATTTTAAGGATATTATTGCAATGGAAAAGAAAGAAGGCATGTAA